In Exiguobacterium sp. 9-2, the genomic window AGTTGGTCATCGACGAAAACAAGCCCTTGTGGATTTCGGTGACCAAGACTATAGACATAGCCTTTTTGATTCCCCTTGAACGGTTTTCCTTCAGGTGTGATGCGTAAAATTTTTCCTGCAAGTGAATCGATGTCTTGCGCCAGTTCAGGATTTGCTGCGTCTCCTGCTGTGACGTATAGTGCACCTTCTGGCCCCCACTCAAGGCGTCCTCCGTTGTGAATCGTCGCTCCCGGAATATCGTCGAGTAACACACGCTCTTCGACCCACTGATTGCCTTCTTCTTTGATTGCAATGACACGATTGGTCGCTTGATTTTGTTTTGCATACGTATGATAGACGTATGCCGTCTTATTGTTCTTAAAATCAGGGTCAAGTACCATACCGAGTAATCCACTTTCTCCTTCAGCAATTACATCTTTCTTCAGTTGCAAGCGCATCCTCTCATAATCACCTTGTTTTCCTTTGACGATTGTTCCTTCGCGCTCTGTAATATAAAAAGTCTCTCCTTCGCGAACGATATTCCATGGGGCGTTTAGCTCTTTAAATACGACTCCTTCTTGCGTTTGTGATGATTGCGTATCTTCTTGATTACCTGAATCCTGTTGATTGTTTTTTTGTGTCTTCTGATTGGTTTCCTTTGTTGACGATTCTTCTGACGTTTGTGTACAGCCGATCAGAATACCCGCTAACAGCAGGGGTATGACATACCTTATTTTCATTGTTTTCTCCCCCCTTTTAGTATCCCTGTTCCCGCTACGCTTTAAATCATGCATCTGAATTAGCACAAAAAAAGAACGAACCTCCGAAGAGATTCGTTCTTTTGATTCATGACATGCTTCCGTCAAGAAGCTGTCCGTTCACGTTCACGCTTGACCATCCACATCCGGAAGCGATAAATACCAAGTACGAAGACCATCGCTAAGAGTACTTCAGGAATCGGCCATGTCCAGAAGACAAGCGTCAATGCTGCCGAGAAGACGGCGAGCAAGAGATAGACGATCAGTGATTTCCACCATGCTAGTTCCTTAGCAAATCCTAACTTAAAGACGACAAGCGTCAAGATGACGACGGTGATCATTAAAGGATAAAATCCCGCTTCGATGTTATTCGGATCACTTCCGATACCGAGAAGTTTCGCGATGAACGGAATATCGTATTTCGAGAAATCAGAAGCAACGGCAGCTTGTGCATTCATTGCCAGTCCCCCTATTCGTTCAAGACTTAATCTTTACCTAGACGACGACGTTTTTCTTGCTTTTCACGTTCGTTCTTGTTCAAGACTTGTTTACGGAGACGAACCGATTGTGGTGTGATTTCACAGTACTCATCTTCGTTCAAGAATGTCAACGACTCTTCAAG contains:
- a CDS encoding YlaH-like family protein, whose translation is MNAQAAVASDFSKYDIPFIAKLLGIGSDPNNIEAGFYPLMITVVILTLVVFKLGFAKELAWWKSLIVYLLLAVFSAALTLVFWTWPIPEVLLAMVFVLGIYRFRMWMVKRERERTAS
- a CDS encoding PQQ-dependent sugar dehydrogenase, producing MKIRYVIPLLLAGILIGCTQTSEESSTKETNQKTQKNNQQDSGNQEDTQSSQTQEGVVFKELNAPWNIVREGETFYITEREGTIVKGKQGDYERMRLQLKKDVIAEGESGLLGMVLDPDFKNNKTAYVYHTYAKQNQATNRVIAIKEEGNQWVEERVLLDDIPGATIHNGGRLEWGPEGALYVTAGDAANPELAQDIDSLAGKILRITPEGKPFKGNQKGYVYSLGHRNPQGLVFVDDQLYASEHGQSGHDEINRIEQKNYGWPTIEGTEKAEGLVTPWYEVGERSVAPSGIAEADDTLYFATLVGQRLQAINLKTKQVKTIVENQGRIRDVWIDETSIYYITNNTDGRGTPSTEDDRLVRIKR